Below is a genomic region from Brassica oleracea var. oleracea cultivar TO1000 chromosome C9, BOL, whole genome shotgun sequence.
CCTCTGGTACTCCATTGTATCCCCACTACATTTCTTCACTTCAACCAAGTGAAACGTCTCCGTCACTTCAAATATCTCCGCATCGATCAACAACCTCCCTTTCCTTCCTTCCTTCCCTCCTTCCATCTTGAACAGCCCCGCTTCTTGCTTCCTTATCTTCATCCTCAGCCCTCTGGCCACCTCCTCCAGCTTACAAATGATCTCCGAAGCAGGCTTTCTAGATGTGAACTTAGACTCTTTCTTGCTGTACACTTCTCCGAATAGTCCTCCCAGTGCCAACCCCGAAGACAATGCAATGATATCAAAGGCATTCATGCTTGAAAGCTGTGGAGGCGGCTCGCTTGGACCTGAACCTGAACCTGAACCGGAGCCTACTCCTTCAGCTTCCACGACTTGCTTCTCAATCCTTTTCTGCTTCATTGGTAAACCTTTCTTGAACCATGAACTCTCCTTGATCTTCGAGATGGTGATCCTACTCTCAGGGTTAGGATCCAGCATCTTACACAACAGCCTCTTCGCTTCAGGAGGGAACTCACGAGGACACTTGAACTGCGCTTTACGGATCTTCCTATACATATCCATCAGATTCGAAGCGTAGAAAGGGAGGTAGCCAGTCAAAAGCACAAACAAGACAACCCCACAAGACCATACGTCCGCTTTAGTCCCATCATACCCCTTACGGTTAACAATCTCAGGACAAGCGTAGGCGTGCGAGCCGCACGCGGTGTGAAGCAGACCGTCAGCGCGCTTGCTCTCGGCAAGCGCGCTTAAACCGAAATCAGAAACCTTGAGGTTGTCGTGCTCGTCAAGCAAGAGATTCTCCGGCTTGATGTCGCGGTGGTACACTCCGCGGCTGTGGCAAAAGTCAACCGCGTCGATGAGCTGGTGAAAGTACTTCCAAGCGACGTTCTCGGCGAGTTTGCCTTTGACCATCTTCTTGAAAAGCTCTCCGCCTTTGCAGTACTCTAGGACGAGGTAGATCTTTGTTTTGGTCGCCATGACCTCGTGCAGATTCACGACGTTTGGGTGTTTGGCGAGGCTCATCACGGAGATCTCTCTCTTGATCTGCTCGCTGTGTCCGACCTTCTTGAGTTTGTCCTTGTCGATCATCTTGATAGCTACACTCTCGTTTGTGTGGACGCTTCTTCCGTAGAAGACCTTGGCGAAGTTGCCTTGGCCTAGTAATCTCCCGACCTCGTATCTATCGGTTAGTATGCTTGGTTTGTTCTCCATCCTTAGTCTACAGATTTTTGATCTTTTTTAAAACAAGAAAAAGAGAAGCAGTAGAGAGGAAGAAGAAGAAGAAGACACAAAAGAAGGACGTGCAGATCTCTGCTTTGACTTCTATTCATCTGTGTCTTTGTTTATTTATAGATAGTGCTTGAAAAAGAAAGCATGAAACATTCCAAAATCAAATTAAAATCTTACATAGACAGAGTGCATATGTTGTTTCCCTGTGGACTTGTCAAACCTAACGCGCTTGCTATTACTGTATATGCCCTTTTGATGCCTACCTTTTGTCAACGCGTAACAAAAGAAGCACACATGTTTAAAACGAAGTTAAAGAACATTGTTTATTGGTGTGTTTAATCCACAGTGTTTTCATACGACTTTTTACAAAAGTCCTACAAGACGAAAGTGAAATGTCTCTTAGATTCTTGTCAGCAAGCTTCTCAAAACCTGTCATGGAGATCTGAAAACAACAGCCGTTGCTGTAACTAAAGCCGGTTGGGGAAATATTGGCCTCTAGTCTCCAAATTATTTGAAAAAATTGCATAGATCCAGATCTCCAAATTTATATTCAAAAAAATTATTTAAATTTTTACTAAATCGCCTACGGCTCTCAAAATCTCTATGTCCGGCTCTGACGTCTATATAAAATTTGCTTGTTTTGTACACTTAACAAGGATTTGCTTACACAACACACGCAAACACAGTCTCTGATTCTTGCTGTTGTGCTGAAAGAACATTAAGAAAAAGTATATAAGATGCTCAAGTAAACACAAGGTAGTTTGTTACAACAAACGAACTATCTGCAAATTTTTGCAGAGGCTATTGTAAAGAATCAAGTTATGTAATTGTTCCCTCTTGCTTTTGTTTGTCACACCTTATGTTTATAGAGTCTCTTCTTTTCTTCATGTTCTCTGCTACAATGGTTCACTATGCTGTTCTACTTCCTGTTCGTCCTGCAAACCACGCTTTAGCTGCTCTTCCTTCTCCTTATCGCCTTGCCAAACCCAGACTACATCTCCCAGCGCAGGCCTAAGATCCTCCTCCACCAGCCTCTGATACTCCACCGTGTCCCCATCACATTTCTTCACTTCAACCAGGTGAAACGTCTGAGTCACTTGGAATATCTCCGCGTCCATCGACAAAGCTCCCTTTCTTCCTTCCTTCGACCCTTCGAGCTTGAAAAGCCCCGCGTCCTGCTTCCTTATCTTCAGGTTCAAACCTCTGGCCACCTCCTCCAGCTTAGAAATGATCTCAGCAGCAGGCTTCCTCGACGCGAATCTAGACTCCCTCTTGTCATTGGCATCCCCGAAAAGACCTCCCAGATCAAACCCCGCAGACAAGCTGATGATATCGAAAGCGTTCAGGTACGCGAGCTGAGCCGGCGCCTCTTGGCTCTCTCCGTTCTCGCTCGAGCCCGAACTCTCTCCAACTTCCACTGTGGGAATAACAACAGTTGTTTCCCGGAGTTGTTTATCCATCTTCTTCTGCTTCAAATGCAGCCCTTTCCTAAACCAAGAACTCTCCCTGATCCTCGAGATGGTGATCCTACTCTCGTGGTTAGGATCCAGCATCTTGCACAGAAGCCTCTTCGCCTCGGGGGCGAACCAGTTGGGACACTTGAAATCCGCTTTACCAATCTTCCTATACATCTCCATTAGATTAGAGTCGTGAAAGGGGAGGTAACCAGCCAACAGCACGAACAAAACAACCCCACAAGACCAAATATCAGCCTTAGTCCCATCGTAACCTTTCCTGTTAATCACCTCAGGCGCCACGTAAGCAGGGGTGCCGCAAGTGGTATGCAAAAGCCCATCGGCGCGTTTGCAATCCGCGAGCGCGCTCAGACCGAAGTCAGAAACCTTGAGATTCTCATTGTCATCAAGCAGGAGATTCTCCGGCTTGATGTCGCGGTGGTAAACACCGCGGCTATGGCAAAAGTCCACAGCGTTGATGAGCTGGTGGAAGTACTTCCAGGCGACGTCTTCCCTGAGCTTCCCCTTTTTGACCTTGTTGAAAAGCTCGCCGCCTTTGCAGTACTCGATCACGAAGTAGATGCGGGACTTGGTGGCCATGACCTCGTGGAGGGAGACCACGTTGGGGTGCTTGGCGATACGCATGACGGAGATCTCGCGCTTGATCTGGTCGCTGAGCCCCACGCGGAGGACTTTCTCTTTGTCGATCATTTTGATCGCCACGCTCTCGTTGGTGTGGACGCTTCGGCCGTAGTAGACTTTGGCGAACGTGCCTTGACCTAGTAGCCTACCTACCTCGTATCTGTCGGTTAAGACACTCGGTTTGTTCTCCATTTCCTAAATAAGAGAAACGTTCGAGACTTTAGGAAGCGAATCTGATACCAATGGAGAAGTGGATTTACCTGTAAGGAAGACGATACGATCGATAAAGTATGGATCTTTGCTTATGAGTAGAGCGCATTCAGCTCTGTCTTTGATTTTTTTTTTTTAATTTAATTTATATTTTTTCTTTTTTTCTTTTATTTTTATTGGAAATAAAGAGAGAGAAAATCTAAGGCAGATTTTTTTATTCTAAAAGTGGTGTTAATGCGTGGAAGTGAGGATAGACACAGAGGAGAGCATGTGTTCCTTGTGGGCTCGTCCACCTAATCCGCTATCATGCGCCTTTGATAGTTGACTCTTCTGATGGATCTGTTTTTTTAGAAAAAACTTCTAATCATATTTAAGTGCTGCTACTTGTGTAATTAAGGATAAAAGCCTCCCAATTAATAGCTAGATCTGTCAAATCATAAAACATAAACACAATTTTTAAAGTACCGTTTAAAGTTATGCAATAAAGTTTTAAGACGTCTGCGACATCCCTTTTATATCATTTACATATTTAATAAAAATCATTGCAACACTCTTTTTTATTCACGCATTGTCACTATAATAATTTTTAGAATCTTTAAAAAAATATATTGGTTTATCTAAATATATAATATTTTTTTATTAAACTAACCATAAATTTATTATCAATGTTCTTTATTATTTCATTAAATAAAAGTTATGAAATTACTTAATGCGACTAAAAGATGTATATGTCAATTAATGATTTCAAATAATAAAGATTTGACAAAAAATAGTGTATCTTCTATCATATTTTCTTAATTTTAAAGTATTAAAATAAATTAAACAACTACAAAAACCATATAATAAAAAATTAGATTTTTCTATATATGTTATATTTTGAATTTTTTAAAACAACAAATTACTAAACTGCTAAAAGTTTCACATTCAAATTTTGTAATTCATGGTTTAAAATTTTTGTTATGACAAGTTACAAATGATTACAAAATCATATAACTGATGACAAAAAAAAAAAAAACAAAATCATATAACTAGAAAGTCTCATTTAATAATTACTAAGATTAAAAAATATATATATATCGTTCTAAACTAAAATATACACCATATAAAATACATAAATATTTAATTTCGAAATTTACTTTGAACAATTTTTTCGATAAAAACTTTGAAAAAACATTGACAACTTAATTTTTTTAAAAATAAATTACTAAAACCATTAATCCCACAATAAATTTTTTTTATTAATAATTTAAAGTTTTTGCTATAAAAGATACAAATGAACAAAAATGATATAAGTATAAATCATCATTTAATAAATATTAATATTAAAAATATATCAAAAATTTAAAGTT
It encodes:
- the LOC106318835 gene encoding CBL-interacting serine/threonine-protein kinase 2-like — its product is MENKPSILTDRYEVGRLLGQGNFAKVFYGRSVHTNESVAIKMIDKDKLKKVGHSEQIKREISVMSLAKHPNVVNLHEVMATKTKIYLVLEYCKGGELFKKMVKGKLAENVAWKYFHQLIDAVDFCHSRGVYHRDIKPENLLLDEHDNLKVSDFGLSALAESKRADGLLHTACGSHAYACPEIVNRKGYDGTKADVWSCGVVLFVLLTGYLPFYASNLMDMYRKIRKAQFKCPREFPPEAKRLLCKMLDPNPESRITISKIKESSWFKKGLPMKQKRIEKQVVEAEGVGSGSGSGSGPSEPPPQLSSMNAFDIIALSSGLALGGLFGEVYSKKESKFTSRKPASEIICKLEEVARGLRMKIRKQEAGLFKMEGGKEGRKGRLLIDAEIFEVTETFHLVEVKKCSGDTMEYQRLVEEDLRPALADIVWVWQGENEHVLRGLQEGQEPL
- the LOC106319412 gene encoding CBL-interacting serine/threonine-protein kinase 2-like; its protein translation is MENKPSVLTDRYEVGRLLGQGTFAKVYYGRSVHTNESVAIKMIDKEKVLRVGLSDQIKREISVMRIAKHPNVVSLHEVMATKSRIYFVIEYCKGGELFNKVKKGKLREDVAWKYFHQLINAVDFCHSRGVYHRDIKPENLLLDDNENLKVSDFGLSALADCKRADGLLHTTCGTPAYVAPEVINRKGYDGTKADIWSCGVVLFVLLAGYLPFHDSNLMEMYRKIGKADFKCPNWFAPEAKRLLCKMLDPNHESRITISRIRESSWFRKGLHLKQKKMDKQLRETTVVIPTVEVGESSGSSENGESQEAPAQLAYLNAFDIISLSAGFDLGGLFGDANDKRESRFASRKPAAEIISKLEEVARGLNLKIRKQDAGLFKLEGSKEGRKGALSMDAEIFQVTQTFHLVEVKKCDGDTVEYQRLVEEDLRPALGDVVWVWQGDKEKEEQLKRGLQDEQEVEQHSEPL